In Apis cerana isolate GH-2021 linkage group LG3, AcerK_1.0, whole genome shotgun sequence, the sequence CTTGACCTTTCTCTCGCCAAGCTTTTTGCAATATTCTCACGACACATTAAGAATCTTAATGATGAATCCTATcggatcgaaattaaattcttttcttgatCAAACAAAACGAATCggaaacaatatataagagTACTCCGACAAGAGACAACATTCGAAACTGATCCACCAATATTGTAAATCGAACAATAGATGATTTGTTTCTATTTCCTTCtacatttccttcttttacaTTGCCTGACACGAACATGTAATTTAACGACTCAAATGCGACATCCGTGACTATCTGTCTGCGACTACCGACGTGAACGAGCAGTATAATAGGTAACACTAGTTCCAACCGATATAGAGCAAATAACAATTTCTGACGTAGAGAACTAGAGATACTTTCAAGGAATCCAGTTAAATGtttaatcaaaatcgattAAGGCGAAGTGTTACTGTTTACTTAACAAATTCGTACCGATTCATacatgaataattttcatataggaTAAATAGGAACtggataaatgaaagaaatcatAGGGATGTTCGTACGAAAATGCGAAACGAATTGATTAGTAGCCAGTGATGAAAGCACCGGTTTCGCTTGAAATAGGCAAAACGACGACCTTTTAGGGATAAAAACGTTCATAATGCTGGAATGCAGGGGGGAGAGAGTGACAGGGGTGCTTAATAATGCAATATGGCGTCGGGGCGTCGCGGCGCTATGCCGGCTATGCCGCATACCACCACCATATACGCCTACGCCTGCGACCCCCTTACACCCTCCGTGGCTGCCCCCGAGAACAACCAagagaaggggggaggggatagGGATGGTACCGTGCAATCGAATGCtgattggaaaatattgatgGGACTTTCCATACGGGAATCATCCCTTAGACCGCTGCTTTTTCCAAGTTTGCTTCGGAATTCcagaaattatattctcttataGTCGAACGCGAATTTTCGATGAACGCCCCATTTTTATATCCGaagagaaattgatattaatcgaCGATCCGATCTGATAATCGATTAGTTTTCGATTAGTTTTGTTATAGGACGAAAATTATTGTGAATGTGCGACTTGTTGTAAATTAAGTTGCGTGATAAATATCATTctttaacgaataattttgatatcttaaaattataaaatattgaaatatttttttattcaatcaatatatattatattgtatatgtagtatatcagtatttttttttaatgtaatatgcAGCGAAATTGTTTAAGTTTAGtcgaaataattagaataattagaatatcaattgataaatatatttattaaaattaaaattttcattctaaaaTGACACACTtgttaaaattgcaattatcaTGAAAATGATCAATACTCAACTTgttcgtttaattatattatattatattatatatatattataaaaatttatcaatatcaagAATGTATcgatataacttaaaaatatttcttcgcaataatgacatttattttttgtttgaaatataaataatattttataaaagttttcgttaaaagaataaaatttaattgttcaataattaatcTCATCTTtgcatacaaatattttacgaagaataaatatGCTTTGAGATGGCttgagattaattattatatattaaataatataagtatagacattttatttctatgacagaaaataaaattgaatgaaactgGATAAAGATTTATGTACAAGACTGTACTTATTCGTTCATTCCAAAGTTCCATGAATGGTTCCGAATGTGGCATGCCAAAGAAGTGATGCCTCCGAACTCATGACCTACTGGCAGAGAGATGTGATCTCCTTTTTTCATGATTTAACTTTCCTTAATAATTATCCTTAAAATCATAAGaatcattgtaaaattataattgcattttagacattttttttaattaaatatatttattcaataattaatagaaaatttttcttctagatGGGTAAATCAAagtcaaagaaaaagaaatgggttaaaaatttaaaatctgaaTCTACAGAATCGGAGATTCCTATACCAAATTTGCCAGAAAAAATCCTTTTAATGCgagtaaatttcaaaatgtttactaagattaactaattaattactaagattcatattatatttgttatttaattgaaattttccagGTAAAAAGTGGTACAAAAATCAGAAATGTTCTTGGATATGCGTTAAAAGAATTcgcaaattataattgtattgttTGGACCGCAGCAGGTCATGGTATTGGAAAAGCTATTTCCTGTGCAGaacttttcaaaaagaaacaagaaggCCTTCATCAAATCACTAGATTACGTTATGTGGagtaagttataataatatataaaatatataatagaattcattatttctttattaattaaaatgttgaagATCGCAGAAATcaaaagaggaaaataaaactaaCGCA encodes:
- the LOC107997297 gene encoding ribonuclease P protein subunit p25-like protein encodes the protein MGKSKSKKKKWVKNLKSESTESEIPIPNLPEKILLMRVKSGTKIRNVLGYALKEFANYNCIVWTAAGHGIGKAISCAELFKKKQEGLHQITRLRYVESQKSKEENKTNANVETRHVPEIHIFLGKEVKDISVPGYQAPGDNGQFINNEDIKNGGKEKKEETGNNLSCIDAEEFAAMGLRTGQKRSKKEHQTEAPPKKNKKRENDDQ